From the genome of Streptomyces sp. JH34:
ACCACCGGATGGCCACCGCCGGCGCGATCATCGGCCTCGCCGTCGCCGGGGTGGAGATCGAGAACGTCGGCACGACCGCCAAGACCCTGCCGGACTTCCCGGACATGTGGACCGGCATGCTCGGGGAACCCTCCGGCGCCGTCGGCGTCTCACCCGGAGCGCTCGGCGCCTCCGCGGGAAGCCGCGGGGTCTGAGGGCATGCGCCGCTACGGGAAGAATCCTGACGAGGACGACATCCGCGTCCGCCCCAACCCCAAGGGCAACCGGCCCCGCACCCACACCCGCCCCAAGCACGAGGACGCCGAGGACGGCATGGTCCTCACCGTCGACCGGGGCAGGCTCACCTGCCTCGTCGACGACCGCACGGTGACGGCCATGAAGGCCCGCGAGCTCGGCCGCAAGGCCGCCGTCGTGGGCGACCGGGTCTCCCTCGTCGGTGACCTCTCGGGCGACAAGGACACCCTGGCCCGCATCGTGCGGATCGGTACGCGCACGTCGGTCCTCCGCCGCACGGCGGACGACGACGACCCCTTCGAGCGGGTGGTCGTCGCCAATGCCGACCAGCTGGCCATCGTCACCGCGCTCGCCGATCCCGAGCCCCGCCCGCGCATGATCGACCGCTGCCTGGTCGCGGCGTACGACGGCGGGCTCAGCCCGCTCCTGGTGCTGACCAAGTCGGATCTGGCCTCGGCGGACAAGCTCCTGGATGCCTACACCCCGCTCGGTGTCCCGTACATCGTGACCAGTCGCGAGGAGTTGGAGAACGGTGACGCCGCCGACCGTGTGCGCGAACTGCTGAACGACCGGGTCACCGCCTTCGTCGGGCACTCCGGGGTCGGCAAGACGACGCTGGTCAACGCTCTCGTGCCGAAGGACCGGCGGCGGACGACCGGGGTGGTCAACGCCGTCACCGGTCGCGGCCGGCACACCACCACGTCGGCGCTCGCCCTGCCGCTGCCGGACGGCCGCGGCTGGGTCGTCGACACCCCGGGCGTACGGTCGTTCGGGCTGCACCACGTCGACCCCTCGCGGGTCATCAACGCCTTCCCCGATCTCCAGCCGGGCACGGAGGACTGCCCGCGCGGCTGCACCCATGACGGCCAGGAGCCGGAGTGCGCGCTGGACGCGTGGGTCACCGCGGGACACGCGGACCCGGCACGGCTCGACTCGCTGCGCAGGCTCCTGGCGACGCGGGAGCGGCGCGAGGGCGACTGAGACACCACGGCAGGGCGGCGGGCGGCCGGGCCGCCCGCCGCACGTTTGCGGCCTCCCACGACTGGTAAGGGCATAATCGCGCAAGCGGGACGAACGTCACCTACGTGGGAGGCACCTGACGATGGCGTGGTTGCTGGTCGTGGTCGCTGGACTGCTCGAGACCGGCTTCGCCGTGTGTCTGAAGCTCTCGCACGGATTCACCCGCCTCTGGCCGACGGTGGCGTTCTGCGCGTTCGCCCTGGGCAGCTTCGGTCTGCTCACGCTGGCCCTCAAGAAGCTCGACGTCGGCCCGGCCTACGCGGTGTGGACGGGCATCGGAGCGGCGGGCACGGCGATCTACGGGATGGTCTTCCTCGACGACGTGGTCTCCACGCTCAAGCTGGTGTCGATCTCGCTGGTGATCGTCGGTGTGATCGGTCTGCAGCTGTCCGGTTCGGCGCAGTGAGCCCCGGCACCGGCCGCCACGTCGGCCATGCGTACGGCGGTCCAGGCCAGCGTGGTGAGCGCCGAGTGCGCGGAGTCCAGCAGCGCTTCTCGCGCTGTGGGCATCGTCGCCTCCCACGCCGGGGACCCGCGCGTCAGAGTTGAGGCGCCCGAACACCCTGTCAAGGGTCCGCGCACGGCCCGCACGCCGGTGTGGGGAGGGCCGGACCCGCGCGGGGCCGTGTAGCCCGGCCGGGTGGCTGTGGATACTGTGACGGCATGCCCGACTACCACGATGATCTGCGCCTGGCCCACGTACTGGCGGACGCCGCCGACGCGGCGACGATGGACCGGTTCAAGGCTCTGGACCTCAAGGTCGAGACCAAGCCGGACATGACCCCGGTGAGCGAGGCGGACAAACACGCGGAGGAGCTGATCCGGGGGCACCTGCACCGGGCGCGCCCGCGCGACGCGATCCTGGGCGAGGAGTACGGGATCGAGGGCACCGGTCCGCGGCGCTGGGTCGTCGACCCGATCGACGGCACCAAGAACTACGTACGCGGTGTCCCCGTATGGGCGACGCTGATCTCGCTGATGGAGGCGGGCGAGGACGGCTTCCAGCCGGTGGTCGGTGTGGTGTCCGCCCCCGCACTGAACCGTCGTTGGTGGGCGGCCAAGGGCGCCGGCGCCTTCTCCGGCCGCAGTCTGACGTCCGCGACGCGGCTGCGGGTGTCGAAGGTGGAGCGGATCGCCGACTCCTCGTTCGCTTACGCCTCGATGACCGGCTGGGAGGAGCAGGGCCGGCTCGACGGCTTCATGGATCTGACGCGTGCCTGCTGGCGCACCCGCGGGTACGGGGACTTCTGGCCGTACATGATGGTCGCCGAGGGCTCGGTGGACATCTGCGCGGAGCCGGAGCTCTCCCTGTGGGACATGGCGGCGAACGCGATCATCGTCCAGGAGGCCGGCGGGCGGTTCACCAGCCTGGACGGGGTGTCCGGCCCCGGCGGCGGCAACGCGGCGGCGTCCAACGGCCTGCTGCACGAGGAACTGCTGGGCTATCTCAACCAGCGCTACTAGGCGTAGGACCCTTGTCCGGCCCCCTCCGTGGTGCGACTCTGGGAGTCCCCCCACTTGTGAACTTGTGAATTGCCGCACGGAGGCCGTTCCACAGGTCACTTTCCCAGGAGGTGGCTCCCCACATGCTCGTCCGCGACGCCATGAGCACGCTGGTTCTCACCATCGGGCCGGCCCACACGCTCCGCCAGGCGGCCCGGCTGATGTCGGCCCGGCGCGTCGGAGCGGCCGTCGTCCACGACCCGGACACCTGCGGCCTCGGAATCCTCACCGAGCGCGACATCCTCGACGCGGTGGGGGCCGGGCTGGATCCCGACGCCGAGACCGCGTCCACCCACACCACCACGGACGTGGTCTTCGCCTCTCCCGCCTGGACCCTGGAGGAGGCTGCGGCAGCCATGACGCACGGCGGCTTCCGGCATCTGATCGTGCTGGACGGCGACGGCCCGGTCGGCATCGTCTCCGTGCGCGACATCATCAGGTGCTGGGCGCCGGTCAGGCGGCGGGCCGCGGACGTGACGCTCTGACCCCCGCCACCTCACGCACGACGGCGGGCCGGACCCCCCGGACGACCCGGGGAATCCGGCCCACCGCCGACGGCAAGGACTACCGGCCGCGAAGGGCCTGGACCGCGGCCTCCAGCCGCTTGCCGAAGT
Proteins encoded in this window:
- the rsgA gene encoding ribosome small subunit-dependent GTPase A, which codes for MRRYGKNPDEDDIRVRPNPKGNRPRTHTRPKHEDAEDGMVLTVDRGRLTCLVDDRTVTAMKARELGRKAAVVGDRVSLVGDLSGDKDTLARIVRIGTRTSVLRRTADDDDPFERVVVANADQLAIVTALADPEPRPRMIDRCLVAAYDGGLSPLLVLTKSDLASADKLLDAYTPLGVPYIVTSREELENGDAADRVRELLNDRVTAFVGHSGVGKTTLVNALVPKDRRRTTGVVNAVTGRGRHTTTSALALPLPDGRGWVVDTPGVRSFGLHHVDPSRVINAFPDLQPGTEDCPRGCTHDGQEPECALDAWVTAGHADPARLDSLRRLLATRERREGD
- a CDS encoding multidrug efflux SMR transporter, producing MAWLLVVVAGLLETGFAVCLKLSHGFTRLWPTVAFCAFALGSFGLLTLALKKLDVGPAYAVWTGIGAAGTAIYGMVFLDDVVSTLKLVSISLVIVGVIGLQLSGSAQ
- the hisN gene encoding histidinol-phosphatase — translated: MPDYHDDLRLAHVLADAADAATMDRFKALDLKVETKPDMTPVSEADKHAEELIRGHLHRARPRDAILGEEYGIEGTGPRRWVVDPIDGTKNYVRGVPVWATLISLMEAGEDGFQPVVGVVSAPALNRRWWAAKGAGAFSGRSLTSATRLRVSKVERIADSSFAYASMTGWEEQGRLDGFMDLTRACWRTRGYGDFWPYMMVAEGSVDICAEPELSLWDMAANAIIVQEAGGRFTSLDGVSGPGGGNAAASNGLLHEELLGYLNQRY
- a CDS encoding CBS domain-containing protein codes for the protein MLVRDAMSTLVLTIGPAHTLRQAARLMSARRVGAAVVHDPDTCGLGILTERDILDAVGAGLDPDAETASTHTTTDVVFASPAWTLEEAAAAMTHGGFRHLIVLDGDGPVGIVSVRDIIRCWAPVRRRAADVTL